From a region of the Marinomonas mediterranea MMB-1 genome:
- the kduD gene encoding 2-dehydro-3-deoxy-D-gluconate 5-dehydrogenase KduD, whose translation MLNMFNLEGKVAIVTGCNTGLGQGMALALVKAGAKVVGVNRSNPDETAALIKEANGEFVNVMADVADSNTPNCVLSEAINQFGRVDILINNAGIIRRNDAIDFTEKDWDEVMDVNLKSVFFLSQAFAKQVIKQGSYGNIVNIASMLSYQGGIRVPSYTASKSGILGLTRLLANEWAKDGINVNAIAPGYMATNNTEALRNDESRSAEILGRIPAGRWGEADDVAGPVVFLSSDASRYVNGYTLAVDGGWLAR comes from the coding sequence ATGCTAAATATGTTTAATCTTGAGGGAAAAGTAGCCATTGTGACGGGTTGCAATACGGGGCTTGGTCAAGGCATGGCGCTTGCGCTTGTAAAGGCAGGTGCCAAAGTGGTCGGTGTGAATCGGTCGAACCCAGATGAAACGGCTGCGTTGATTAAAGAAGCAAATGGAGAGTTCGTCAATGTAATGGCTGACGTTGCCGATTCAAATACACCTAACTGTGTATTAAGTGAGGCGATTAATCAGTTTGGCCGCGTGGATATCCTTATAAACAACGCCGGTATAATTCGCCGCAACGATGCGATTGATTTCACCGAAAAAGATTGGGATGAGGTGATGGACGTTAATTTAAAATCCGTTTTCTTTCTGTCTCAAGCGTTTGCAAAGCAAGTTATTAAACAAGGTTCATATGGCAATATCGTGAATATTGCTTCTATGCTGTCGTATCAGGGAGGCATTCGCGTCCCTTCTTACACCGCTTCGAAAAGTGGCATTTTGGGGCTGACACGTTTGTTGGCGAATGAATGGGCGAAAGACGGCATTAATGTTAACGCTATTGCTCCTGGTTACATGGCGACGAACAATACCGAAGCGCTGCGAAACGACGAAAGCCGCAGTGCTGAAATATTAGGTCGTATTCCAGCTGGCCGCTGGGGTGAAGCTGATGATGTTGCAGGCCCCGTCGTGTTTCTTTCCTCCGATGCATCTCGTTATGTAAACGGATACACACTGGCTGTTGATGGTGGTTGGCTTGCAAGATAG
- a CDS encoding sugar kinase, giving the protein MQIQNKDRRVGVIGECMVELQGTMFSTLKQSFGGDTFNTAVYLKRLLGSSYQISYLTGLGLDPLSEYMLEQWREECIDTRYVARIDDKLPGLYQISVAENGERTFQYWRNDAAAKYIFDEESVDSLEEILSQFGWLYLSGISLAILTEKGRETLLSALEIYTTKGGKLFFDNNYRPILWPDKEVCQSVYMRVLALSHIALLTEEDEHLLWGESSIDHIFDSTPTNEIAIKRGSKPCLINEKGMRVAVPAQPVSNIVDTTAAGDSFAAGYCCGRIIGLSPEESAEKGHVVAARVIQFPGAIIAKESWEKLVSQ; this is encoded by the coding sequence ATGCAGATTCAAAATAAAGACCGTCGTGTTGGTGTGATTGGTGAATGCATGGTTGAACTTCAAGGAACCATGTTTTCAACACTAAAGCAGTCATTTGGCGGCGATACGTTTAATACCGCCGTGTACCTCAAACGTTTGCTCGGGTCGTCTTATCAAATCAGTTATTTAACCGGGTTAGGGCTCGACCCTCTCAGTGAGTATATGTTGGAGCAATGGCGGGAAGAATGCATTGACACGCGTTACGTTGCGCGAATAGACGACAAACTACCCGGGCTGTATCAAATCTCCGTTGCGGAAAATGGAGAGCGCACGTTCCAATATTGGCGTAATGATGCGGCCGCAAAATATATATTTGATGAGGAATCAGTCGATTCCCTAGAAGAAATATTGTCTCAGTTTGGTTGGCTATATTTGTCGGGTATTAGTCTGGCTATTCTCACAGAAAAGGGGCGAGAGACATTGTTAAGTGCTTTAGAAATTTATACCACGAAAGGCGGTAAGCTGTTCTTTGATAACAACTACCGACCGATTTTATGGCCCGATAAAGAGGTTTGTCAGTCTGTTTATATGAGAGTGTTGGCTTTGTCTCATATCGCTCTATTAACAGAAGAAGACGAACACTTATTGTGGGGAGAAAGTTCGATAGATCATATTTTCGACTCAACGCCAACGAATGAAATTGCGATCAAGCGAGGCTCAAAGCCCTGCCTTATTAATGAAAAAGGAATGCGTGTTGCTGTTCCCGCTCAGCCCGTCTCCAACATTGTTGATACAACGGCAGCGGGGGACTCGTTTGCCGCAGGGTATTGCTGTGGCCGAATTATTGGCTTGTCTCCAGAAGAGTCCGCTGAAAAAGGCCATGTTGTAGCGGCACGCGTTATACAGTTTCCGGGAGCAATCATTGCGAAAGAGTCTTGGGAAAAGCTTGTATCTCAATAA